The window AGATTACTTTGACAAACTATATCATATTCAATTTTAGGAACTATTTTAGGAATTGTCATTAGTATCCCTATTGCTTTATTAAGTTCTAAAAACTTCATAAAAACTCCATTAATTTACTTACCAATGCGTGCATTTATGAGTGTGATTAGAACTATTCCTCCAATTGTTTATGCTTATATTATTTACTTTATTTTATCTCCATCATTAGTTGCAAGTATTTCTATTGCTATATTTGTAACTTCATTAATGGCTAAATGATTATATGAAGATTTAGATACTTATGATGTAAGTAGTTATTATGGTTTACAATCTATTGGTAATAAAAAATTAATAGCATTTAAAACATCTATTTTACCTTACTTAATGAAAAGAATTGTAAGTTATGGATTTTATAGTTTTGAAATGGTTGTGCGTTTTGCTGCAATTTTAAGTATTATCGGAATCGCAACAATCGGACAATTAATGGCTGATGAATATGCTGTACCTAGAAATTTCGGCCATTTATCAATTGCAATCTGAATTTTAATTGCATTTATGATAATTTTAGAATTTTTTACATTTTTTGTTAAAAAATGAATTTTAGATTACAGAGCAAAACATCCTAAAATAAATGAAAATGCTGATTTTGAAACAAGATTAAAACAATTAAAACAACAAAAACCAAAAAACATTTATATAAAAGTAATAGTATCAATTTTAGTATTTGCTTTATTTATAACTTCTTTATTTTCAATTGATTTTACCCTTGCAAATAGAGAAGGATTATCTTATTTTAGAGAAGGAATTAATAATTTATTCCATCCAAATTGAAGTGTATTTCAATGAGATAGTGGTGATAATCCTATTATTTTAGGATTTGAAGCATTAGCAATTGCTATTCTTGCAAGTATAATAGGTTTATTCTTAAGCTTAATTTTAGGAATCTTAGCATCAAGAAAAATAACTGGAACATATGTATCATTAATTTTTAAATTTATGATTATTTCATTAAGAGCTATTCCAACATTTACTTATGCATTAATCTTTTTACTATGACAAAAAGATTCAATTATTTGAGCTGGGGTATTAGCTTTAGGTATTCATAGTATTGGGATGCTAGGAAAACTTATAAATGAAAGTGTTGATAAAATTGATGATAAACTATTTCAATCTCTTGATAGTGTTGGTTGTTCAACATGAACTAAAATCCGTGTTGGAGTTTTAAAAGAAATATTACCACAAACTTTATCTAATTTTTTATACAGAATTGAAATTAATTTTAAATCTACAGTTGTAATAGGAGCT is drawn from Mycoplasma miroungirhinis and contains these coding sequences:
- a CDS encoding PhnE/PtxC family ABC transporter permease, whose translation is MQQTMFKFKRVKTNIIEYFSPKFIDINGQKVTKKFPFLLISTILASIIIVILLFIRIKPDFQNSKTFGSLLANFFDLSTNAEIGEKNDITAADTAKESLRLLWQTISYSILGTILGIVISIPIALLSSKNFIKTPLIYLPMRAFMSVIRTIPPIVYAYIIYFILSPSLVASISIAIFVTSLMAKWLYEDLDTYDVSSYYGLQSIGNKKLIAFKTSILPYLMKRIVSYGFYSFEMVVRFAAILSIIGIATIGQLMADEYAVPRNFGHLSIAIWILIAFMIILEFFTFFVKKWILDYRAKHPKINENADFETRLKQLKQQKPKNIYIKVIVSILVFALFITSLFSIDFTLANREGLSYFREGINNLFHPNWSVFQWDSGDNPIILGFEALAIAILASIIGLFLSLILGILASRKITGTYVSLIFKFMIISLRAIPTFTYALIFLLWQKDSIIWAGVLALGIHSIGMLGKLINESVDKIDDKLFQSLDSVGCSTWTKIRVGVLKEILPQTLSNFLYRIEINFKSTVVIGAVGACDYGQQINIYSIDINNWNSLSSYLIFTIVLLLIIEQISNILRKKIMYGYFFEENTFFKKLLRTKLLAKSLAISAYSKIPFIYDNRIAKFEIAKFRNFLNNKYCLDKTLNLKDSKTISEQHKLVIKEFKQQNHLILLDVKEIKKTAFLTNWKENSRQLANWKIFKKLKYALRAADKSVSKYFETKSQETLSYVNK